Proteins from a single region of Phaseolus vulgaris cultivar G19833 unplaced genomic scaffold, P. vulgaris v2.0 scaffold_44, whole genome shotgun sequence:
- the LOC137817402 gene encoding cyclin-dependent kinase inhibitor 4-like, which yields MGKYMKKAKPKGELALVESTTTNATTSYMGVRTRAKTLALQKSHPQPELAPSSDSYLQLRSRRLQKPPILLHSPRRNKHPNPKSPIPESARLGIALEHDAALTARSHKEESALHENAEVQEASFGENVLDFEGRERSTRESTPCSLIRDPDTVRTPGSTTRPTCSTETNRRTEHAARRQIPTSREMDEFFAEVEEAQQRKFIEKYNFDPVNEKPLPGRYEWEKLKP from the exons ATGGGGAAGTACATGAAGAAGGCGAAGCCCAAGGGAGAACTCGCGCTCGTGGAATCCACCACCACCAACGCCACCACCTCCTACATGGGGGTTCGAACCCGCGCCAAAACCCTAGCGCTTCAGAAATCACACCCTCAGCCTGAACTAGCTCCCTCCTCCGATTCCTACCTCCAGCTCCGGAGTCGTCGCCTCCAGAAGCCTCCGATTTTGCTCCACTCTCCCAGGCGGAACAAACACCCGAACCCTAAATCTCCAATCCCTGAATCTGCCAGGCTCGGAATCGCTTTGGAGCACGACGCTGCGCTCACAGCGCGCAGCCACAAGGAGGAGAGTGCTTTGCATGAGAATGCTGAGGTCCAGGAGGCGTCGTTTGGGGAAAATGTTTTGGATTTTGAAGGTAGAGAGAG AAGCACTAGGGAATCCACACCTTGCAGTTTGATAAGGGACCCTGATACTGTCAGGACTCCTGGTTCAACTACCAGGCCTACTTGCTCAACTGAAACTAATCGAAGAACCGAGCATGCAGCTAGAAGGCAAATCCCAACTTCACGCGAAATGGATGAATTCTTTGCTGAAGTTGAAGAGGCTCAGCAAAGGAAGTTCATTGAGAA GTACAACTTCGACCCTGTGAATGAGAAGCCACTCCCCGGGCGTTATGAATGGGAGAAGTTGAAACCCTAG